In Fodinibius saliphilus, a genomic segment contains:
- a CDS encoding tetratricopeptide repeat protein, with product MNPTGIYTMLMKKLHYIVVTLLVGILIGCGSTNPLVDEAKSYIEDQNPQAALESAEKAIEQYPQESLGYYYKGVALGDLAGKKEDPEVRRDFYVRMNEAFEQAKEVAAKTEDPPSEIDRISSIKNVIWQTEHNRGVKMARNDSLMNTVNEPLKYSLGHFKNATLIQPDSALSWNTLASVASMNKDFEEAVNAKTKYIEIVPDTTVKPSDYRQLASFYYNLDNQQKVLETLEKGQEQFPQNQKIVTSLADTYDRVGKSDKAIATVRKLVQRNPENPRFHLVLGTQIYQKALRLTDSTSVISDEILKYQQELNNSSGEEAKEVEKQISTLEEKNEKLLSEIENLTKQAEDELNKAIEYDPDNDSAYNTLGIVYQNRAKALFEKRNRTRDNEKANKIDAQGKKLLRKAMGYYEKAAELNPEKKEYWRSLFSIYTALGMDKKAKDAMQKAGMQ from the coding sequence TTGAATCCTACAGGAATCTACACCATGTTGATGAAAAAATTACATTATATCGTTGTTACGCTACTCGTTGGCATTTTGATCGGCTGCGGAAGTACCAACCCACTTGTCGATGAAGCAAAGTCTTATATCGAAGATCAAAACCCACAGGCAGCACTAGAATCTGCTGAAAAAGCTATTGAACAATACCCTCAAGAATCTTTGGGATATTATTACAAAGGAGTTGCTTTAGGTGACCTTGCTGGAAAAAAGGAAGATCCAGAAGTACGGCGTGATTTTTATGTTCGTATGAATGAGGCATTTGAACAAGCTAAAGAGGTTGCAGCCAAGACTGAAGACCCCCCCAGTGAAATTGACCGTATCTCATCTATTAAGAATGTAATATGGCAGACAGAGCATAATAGAGGGGTTAAGATGGCTCGTAACGACAGTCTCATGAATACTGTCAACGAACCCTTAAAGTATTCTCTTGGACATTTTAAAAATGCTACACTTATTCAACCAGACAGTGCACTATCTTGGAACACTCTGGCATCTGTGGCAAGTATGAATAAGGATTTTGAAGAAGCTGTAAATGCTAAAACAAAATATATTGAGATAGTTCCAGACACTACGGTCAAACCTAGCGACTACAGACAGTTAGCCAGCTTCTATTACAACCTTGACAATCAACAAAAAGTACTTGAAACCCTTGAGAAGGGCCAAGAACAATTTCCCCAGAACCAGAAAATTGTAACAAGTCTGGCAGATACTTACGATCGTGTTGGGAAGTCAGATAAAGCTATAGCTACTGTTCGAAAACTTGTCCAAAGAAATCCGGAAAATCCGCGCTTTCACTTAGTTTTGGGTACTCAGATTTACCAAAAAGCCCTCAGACTCACAGATTCTACTTCTGTTATTTCAGATGAAATATTGAAATACCAACAAGAATTAAACAATAGTAGCGGAGAAGAAGCTAAAGAAGTAGAGAAGCAGATTTCTACACTGGAAGAGAAAAATGAAAAGTTACTCTCAGAAATTGAGAACTTAACAAAACAGGCAGAAGATGAACTCAATAAAGCAATTGAGTATGACCCTGATAACGACTCAGCTTACAATACATTAGGTATTGTATACCAAAATAGAGCCAAAGCGTTATTTGAAAAACGCAATCGTACTAGAGACAATGAAAAGGCCAATAAAATCGATGCTCAAGGTAAAAAATTGTTGAGAAAAGCAATGGGATACTACGAAAAAGCAGCTGAGTTAAATCCTGAAAAAAAAGAATACTGGAGAAGCTTATTCAGCATTTATACTGCTCTTGGTATGGATAAAAAAGCCAAGGATGCGATGCAAAAAGCAGGTATGCAGTAA
- the porV gene encoding type IX secretion system outer membrane channel protein PorV, whose amino-acid sequence MIKKVLSVLSFLLLSVSISYAQVGITSVPFLQIEPDSRAAGMGNTGVAIADNASAVFWNPAGLAFQKGNQVSITHSEWLPQFNADLFYDYLVGKYHMEDIGTFGAHVTYLNLGEQLRTSAEGNEINRFNSYELAAGLSYGLKLNENWSLGSGFRFIYSSLADGDVQGQKINPGSSIGVDIATMYQSNTFTFLQQDASFDAGLNISNIGPNMTYTDNGQKDPLPTVLRVGWAFTTNLDKEGINTITIANDISKIMARLDSDGKPLGPIGSLFKSWDSFERKTGGGNTATLSLAEQLMVATGLEYWYNDLFAVRTGYYYEDPNNGDRQFMTLGAGLRYKFVGIDFSYISTLGDENHPLANTTRFGLVLNF is encoded by the coding sequence ATGATTAAGAAAGTACTTTCAGTTTTATCATTCCTTTTACTCTCAGTCAGCATTTCTTATGCTCAAGTAGGTATAACTTCAGTACCATTTCTACAAATTGAACCCGACTCACGAGCAGCCGGTATGGGGAATACGGGGGTCGCCATTGCTGATAATGCTTCAGCTGTATTCTGGAATCCTGCTGGTCTTGCCTTTCAAAAGGGTAACCAAGTAAGTATTACCCACAGTGAATGGCTACCTCAATTTAATGCCGATCTTTTTTATGATTACCTCGTAGGCAAGTATCATATGGAAGATATTGGTACTTTTGGAGCTCACGTCACTTATCTTAATCTGGGGGAACAGTTACGAACAAGTGCCGAAGGTAATGAAATCAATCGATTTAACAGTTATGAACTAGCTGCAGGTTTATCATATGGACTAAAACTTAATGAAAATTGGTCATTGGGCTCAGGGTTTCGATTTATCTACAGTAGTTTAGCTGACGGCGATGTACAAGGCCAAAAAATCAATCCCGGTTCCAGCATTGGTGTTGATATTGCAACTATGTACCAATCAAATACATTTACTTTTCTGCAGCAGGATGCCTCATTTGATGCCGGTTTAAACATTTCGAATATAGGCCCCAATATGACTTATACCGATAATGGTCAAAAAGATCCCTTGCCAACAGTATTACGAGTAGGTTGGGCTTTTACTACAAACCTTGACAAAGAAGGCATAAATACTATTACTATTGCCAATGATATATCAAAAATAATGGCCCGTTTAGATTCCGATGGCAAACCTTTAGGCCCTATTGGCTCGTTATTTAAATCATGGGATAGTTTTGAAAGAAAAACAGGTGGTGGTAATACCGCAACATTATCTTTAGCAGAACAGCTGATGGTTGCAACCGGCCTTGAATACTGGTATAACGATTTATTTGCAGTCAGAACGGGCTATTATTATGAAGATCCCAATAATGGTGATCGTCAGTTTATGACGCTGGGAGCAGGCTTGCGCTATAAATTTGTGGGTATCGACTTTAGCTATATCTCTACTTTGGGAGATGAAAACCATCCCTTAGCAAATACAACACGATTTGGCTTAGTCCTGAATTTTTAA
- a CDS encoding acetyl-CoA C-acyltransferase, giving the protein MRNVVIVEAKRTPVGSFGGSLSSYSAPELGATTITEIIRNTGIDPEEIQEVVFGNVLTAGIGQAPARQAALKAGLSERTPSTTVNKVCASGMKAIMIAANQIKLNEADVIVAGGMESMSNVPYYLDKHRFGSKLGHAEAKDGIIEDGLWDVYNDFHMGNAAEICADECSISREQQDKFAIDSYKRAIKAHEEGFFDDEIIEMKIKDRKGNVSKVKMDDELERVNFDKIPNLRPVFDKEGTVTAANASSINDGAAAVLLMTEEKAEELGLNPIARIMSQSSAAKQPEWFTTAPADAMPIAIERAGLAKDDIDLFEVNEAFSVVTLANNQILELDPEKVNIHGGAVSIGHPIGCSGTRIMVTLMHALKRTGGTYGCAGICNGGGGASAMVIEMLT; this is encoded by the coding sequence ATGAGAAATGTAGTTATTGTTGAAGCCAAACGAACCCCGGTCGGATCTTTCGGGGGTAGCCTGTCTTCCTACTCCGCACCTGAACTCGGTGCCACTACTATCACAGAAATCATCCGGAATACCGGTATTGATCCAGAAGAAATACAGGAAGTCGTTTTTGGTAATGTTTTAACTGCCGGTATTGGTCAAGCCCCCGCCCGGCAAGCTGCTTTAAAAGCAGGTTTATCAGAAAGAACCCCTTCAACCACTGTTAATAAGGTATGTGCTTCTGGAATGAAGGCCATAATGATTGCCGCAAACCAAATCAAACTTAACGAAGCAGATGTTATCGTTGCCGGTGGTATGGAGAGCATGAGTAACGTGCCCTATTATCTTGACAAACATCGTTTTGGCTCAAAACTGGGACATGCAGAAGCTAAAGATGGCATCATCGAAGATGGACTGTGGGATGTGTATAACGATTTCCATATGGGTAATGCTGCTGAAATATGTGCTGATGAATGTAGTATTAGTCGAGAACAACAAGATAAGTTTGCCATCGATTCGTACAAACGTGCTATTAAGGCACACGAAGAAGGCTTTTTTGATGATGAAATCATCGAAATGAAAATTAAGGACCGCAAAGGTAATGTCAGCAAAGTAAAAATGGATGATGAACTTGAGCGGGTTAATTTTGATAAAATTCCAAACCTTCGCCCTGTTTTCGATAAAGAAGGAACCGTAACTGCAGCCAATGCCAGCAGCATTAATGATGGAGCAGCAGCAGTACTATTAATGACTGAAGAAAAGGCTGAAGAATTAGGATTAAATCCCATTGCCCGCATCATGAGTCAATCCAGTGCGGCTAAACAACCTGAATGGTTTACTACCGCCCCCGCTGATGCCATGCCTATCGCCATCGAACGGGCTGGTTTAGCAAAAGATGATATCGATCTTTTTGAAGTGAATGAAGCTTTTTCAGTAGTCACATTGGCTAACAACCAAATCCTGGAATTAGACCCGGAGAAAGTTAATATCCACGGAGGAGCTGTTAGCATTGGACATCCAATAGGATGTTCAGGAACACGTATTATGGTGACTTTGATGCATGCCCTTAAACGTACTGGAGGCACATACGGTTGTGCCGGTATCTGTAATGGAGGAGGAGGCGCTTCGGCAATGGTGATTGAAATGCTTACTTAA
- a CDS encoding PASTA domain-containing protein codes for MMSKLKKIFTSKTFYIIGASTIALGALLLILADTIIMPAYTNYDEGLTVPDVSQISLDEAQEQLETYGLRSEVAERRSNTAYPADYVIDQTPSPAEIVKPNRKIYLTVNTESNPTVKVPDVVNLSYRNARLQLQNYGLDIGTVSYESSRFKNRVLRQSIDPETVVPKGTLIDLAVSDGLGEKMVTIPNIRGLRLSEAQQKLQKVGLRVGEIRFKSSKEVDPNVILDYQPKKKQVVIGKTLKLVVSERHNLKEESESGAIIDTTQNIAVPDTTKN; via the coding sequence ATGATGTCGAAACTTAAAAAGATCTTTACCAGCAAAACTTTTTATATCATCGGCGCCTCTACCATAGCACTGGGGGCCTTGCTTCTTATATTAGCTGATACCATCATTATGCCGGCCTATACAAATTATGATGAAGGTTTAACGGTACCTGATGTATCTCAAATATCTCTTGACGAAGCACAAGAACAATTAGAAACATACGGACTGCGTTCCGAAGTAGCCGAACGCCGATCGAATACCGCATATCCCGCTGATTATGTTATAGACCAAACGCCCTCTCCCGCTGAAATTGTCAAACCGAATCGTAAGATCTACCTTACTGTTAATACCGAATCTAACCCAACTGTAAAGGTTCCGGATGTTGTGAATCTCTCTTACCGAAATGCTCGGTTACAACTACAGAACTATGGGCTCGACATCGGAACCGTAAGTTATGAGTCATCCCGGTTTAAAAACAGAGTGCTCCGTCAATCAATAGATCCCGAAACAGTAGTACCAAAAGGAACTCTTATAGACCTTGCTGTTAGTGATGGGCTAGGCGAAAAAATGGTGACTATTCCTAATATTAGGGGATTAAGACTTTCAGAAGCACAACAGAAATTACAGAAAGTTGGCCTCCGCGTAGGCGAAATTCGATTTAAATCAAGCAAAGAAGTAGATCCGAATGTAATACTGGATTACCAACCTAAAAAAAAGCAAGTAGTTATTGGAAAAACGCTCAAGTTGGTTGTCTCGGAACGTCATAATTTAAAAGAAGAAAGTGAATCCGGGGCTATTATCGATACCACACAAAACATAGCAGTTCCCGATACAACAAAGAATTAA
- a CDS encoding tetratricopeptide repeat protein: MIHSFTRIASLVLAFGLFISCTTLHSSSNSGNNSDLTTTELKQNIASIDDKLSADSSSSLLFQKGQYQIKLAEHQKDPLKRASYYNDAQRNIELATTQNASVLKEQADSLLTISWSNEHNQGIQLIQSDSTLDSASYQKAAAHFTNATILIPDSTVSYNMGARAYYKAQKPVKAIEILEDARSNISELPVMLLDQLTFLYLNQDQPQKAIRLYEEGGSPSTLSLNLLHGLSNAYISAGEHRKAVSLLNDLADKKPNNIIYKQSLATELYYLAAVHLNSLKKSLRSDTTGTISFSPADSLLNRAETQLKSLTTQNPSNLELKERLAHFYHNSASKYQQILPLIADKESNAEVEEQIKVYLTSSLPLLEQLVEEKPKKKMLWQNLYQAYSYLGMHEKARKAKSNF, encoded by the coding sequence ATGATTCATTCATTTACCCGAATTGCAAGCCTTGTGCTTGCATTCGGGTTATTTATTAGTTGTACTACACTACATTCCAGCTCAAACTCAGGCAATAATAGTGATTTAACTACAACCGAGTTAAAACAAAATATTGCTTCAATTGATGATAAGCTGTCAGCAGATAGTTCTTCCAGTCTATTATTCCAGAAGGGTCAGTACCAAATAAAACTGGCCGAACATCAAAAAGACCCCTTAAAGCGTGCTTCATATTACAACGATGCTCAAAGAAATATAGAACTGGCCACGACTCAAAATGCTAGCGTTCTAAAAGAACAAGCAGATAGTTTGCTGACTATTAGCTGGAGTAATGAGCACAATCAAGGGATTCAGCTCATACAATCTGACAGTACCCTTGATAGTGCCTCTTACCAAAAGGCAGCAGCACACTTTACAAATGCCACAATACTTATCCCGGATAGTACTGTATCCTATAATATGGGTGCTCGAGCTTACTATAAGGCCCAAAAACCAGTCAAGGCTATTGAAATACTGGAAGACGCAAGAAGCAATATCTCCGAGCTACCCGTTATGTTGCTCGATCAATTGACCTTTCTATATCTAAACCAAGACCAACCTCAGAAGGCCATTCGGTTATATGAAGAAGGTGGCTCACCTTCAACTTTAAGCTTAAATCTTCTTCATGGTTTATCCAACGCCTATATCAGTGCAGGAGAACATCGGAAAGCTGTTAGTTTACTTAATGATTTAGCTGATAAGAAACCTAATAATATCATCTATAAGCAAAGTCTTGCTACTGAATTATACTACCTTGCTGCGGTACACCTCAACTCATTAAAAAAGAGTTTGCGTTCTGATACTACAGGTACTATCTCATTCTCTCCCGCTGATTCTCTGCTTAACCGAGCTGAGACTCAGTTAAAAAGTTTGACAACCCAGAATCCATCCAATTTAGAATTAAAAGAACGGTTGGCTCATTTTTACCATAACAGTGCTTCAAAATATCAACAGATTTTACCTCTAATTGCAGATAAAGAATCAAATGCAGAAGTTGAAGAACAAATCAAAGTTTACTTAACTTCTTCACTACCACTTTTAGAACAGCTTGTTGAAGAAAAACCTAAGAAAAAAATGCTTTGGCAAAATCTATACCAAGCATACTCTTACCTTGGGATGCACGAAAAAGCTCGCAAAGCAAAATCCAATTTTTAA
- the rpe gene encoding ribulose-phosphate 3-epimerase, which translates to MDFELPILAPSILAADFSRLGKEIEQCNKADIRWLHCDVMDGHFVPNISYGPGIVEAANRSTDAFLDVHLMIENPDKYIQAFVTAGANHITVHQETCPHLHRTVQNIHSQNITAGVAVNPGTSLEAIKPILGEIEMVLLMSVNPGFGGQSFIPSTYQRLQQLVQMREQTGTDFVIEVDGGVKPHNIQKIAQAGAEVLVAGSAVFKADDMQESISTLKKRAQIGKETIV; encoded by the coding sequence ATGGATTTTGAACTTCCTATTTTAGCACCTTCAATTTTAGCAGCTGATTTCAGTAGACTCGGTAAAGAGATTGAACAATGTAATAAAGCTGACATCCGGTGGCTGCACTGTGATGTTATGGATGGTCATTTTGTTCCAAATATCAGCTACGGTCCCGGAATTGTAGAAGCTGCCAACCGATCTACAGATGCTTTTCTGGATGTACACCTTATGATAGAAAACCCAGATAAATATATACAAGCTTTCGTTACGGCAGGTGCTAACCATATTACCGTTCACCAAGAAACTTGCCCCCACCTGCACCGAACAGTTCAAAATATCCACTCACAAAACATCACTGCCGGTGTAGCTGTCAATCCGGGCACTTCACTTGAGGCGATAAAGCCTATTTTAGGAGAAATCGAAATGGTCCTGCTTATGAGTGTCAATCCCGGCTTTGGCGGTCAATCTTTTATTCCCTCTACCTATCAACGATTACAACAACTGGTACAGATGCGAGAACAAACCGGTACCGATTTTGTCATTGAAGTTGACGGTGGAGTAAAACCGCATAACATCCAAAAAATAGCCCAGGCTGGTGCAGAAGTTCTTGTAGCCGGCAGTGCGGTATTTAAAGCCGATGATATGCAAGAAAGTATTTCCACCCTTAAAAAAAGAGCTCAAATAGGTAAAGAGACTATAGTATAA
- a CDS encoding T9SS type A sorting domain-containing protein, with protein sequence MKNDLELKIFKSILSVSMLLLFSTYSISAQQHQLVRSHSISTHSSLHTNVPDSLTIIAVRVQFQPDENRLTTGKGIFGNDNLSYLDTPDITIDPLPHNRTYFEHHLKFAKNYFETVSGQKIHISYQVLDKIYQLPQKMATYSPTGETFTNEKLAQLVSDTWKAVRQKGGLATDTLDSQKTAFVIFHAGVGRDIELVGTSLDKTPQDIPSLYLNKESLGSLLNLPSFDGFSVNNSSFRVTNSLVLPRTLSRPGEDITGQPFVLQLSLNGLLTASIGSHLGLPDLFNTETGASGIGRFGLMDGESFFSYQGLFPPEPSAWEKVFLGWEKPFSIDKYTNGEISLPASGLHQNNSIAKYNLSESEYFLIENRHRDPNTEGVTLTIETADGDVKNQTFENDNLTFVNQTNGFTALLEKGVVTDVSTFDWSLPGGMTVGDDGEENTGDDRLLNGGILLWHIDEALINESLYSQGINIDPQRRGVDLEEADGAQDIGRPANSNLSTQARGTAFDFWWNNNDASVVTLSGDTLTLYDNRFGPDTHPSNHSNSGARSFFEFYDFSDNQKVATFKVRPLTTKNIHPASLPHKTIQDQKTYVKQTEAYSRSYPMELSVYQSTADSFLIIPSQQSTYAVQLSDTSTPPFDFQSGTPQQPYRGNSLILAEEPTSNTINLMSWRWDGTQWVNKWNTQANANSGFLSSLNDQTLLLDFTAQRIDISDGSFLNPLPANSQRSGAINGKYAQIVNNELQITADNRSYDIPTSSARLYTGAVQLSKDDSGFFLLTDNSLLLFDSRSSSPLHIVKDTAIGWPAMADINGDNNLDFLFINKKTGALEARNINGAMLSYFPVEPPPGNTFVGTPLIADIKQTDQHHLYIPTQDSLGMNIQAYNSRSEDVDGFPLYVGGISKRKNLPIHPFINNNTLYAISHHGELKAWQLTSIKEVLWKSRYGNEPYNKITGSLNNPSLPSTEGESQVLVKKETYNWPNPAKDYTNIRFQTSSAGEVDLKIITAGGSVILDKRIVATGEAPEEHRIDTQNWSSGLYFAMVTATVDGEKAQKMIKIVVVH encoded by the coding sequence ATGAAGAACGATCTGGAATTAAAGATTTTCAAAAGCATACTCTCTGTGAGTATGCTTTTACTTTTTTCTACCTATTCTATCTCTGCACAACAACACCAGCTGGTTAGGAGTCACTCAATATCTACCCATTCATCACTTCATACGAATGTCCCTGACTCTTTAACTATCATTGCAGTCCGTGTTCAATTTCAACCCGACGAAAATCGTCTAACGACCGGTAAAGGGATTTTTGGAAACGATAACCTTTCCTATCTTGATACCCCTGATATAACCATCGATCCTCTCCCCCATAACCGTACATATTTTGAACACCATCTGAAATTTGCAAAAAACTACTTTGAAACTGTATCGGGGCAAAAGATTCATATTTCTTATCAAGTTTTAGATAAGATATACCAACTTCCCCAAAAGATGGCAACCTATTCACCAACAGGCGAAACATTTACAAATGAAAAACTTGCTCAACTTGTATCAGACACCTGGAAAGCTGTTCGCCAGAAAGGGGGGCTGGCAACTGATACATTAGACTCTCAAAAAACAGCTTTTGTGATTTTTCATGCTGGAGTGGGCCGAGATATCGAATTAGTAGGCACAAGTTTAGATAAGACTCCACAAGATATTCCGTCTCTATATCTCAATAAAGAATCTCTTGGTTCACTGCTCAACCTTCCTTCTTTTGATGGATTTTCAGTTAATAACAGTTCTTTTCGAGTTACCAACTCATTGGTGCTTCCCCGCACCCTTTCACGCCCCGGCGAAGACATAACCGGCCAACCATTTGTTTTACAACTCTCCCTGAACGGACTGTTGACCGCCTCAATAGGTAGCCACCTGGGCTTACCCGACCTTTTTAATACAGAGACCGGAGCATCCGGAATTGGGCGATTTGGATTGATGGATGGAGAAAGCTTCTTTTCTTATCAAGGCCTATTTCCACCCGAACCCTCGGCATGGGAAAAAGTTTTCCTGGGTTGGGAAAAGCCCTTTTCAATTGATAAATATACCAATGGAGAAATCTCCCTCCCGGCCTCTGGGTTACATCAAAACAACAGTATTGCAAAGTACAACTTATCCGAAAGTGAATACTTCCTAATTGAAAACCGACATCGCGATCCAAATACAGAGGGTGTAACACTTACTATTGAAACAGCTGATGGAGATGTGAAAAATCAGACTTTTGAAAATGATAATCTGACATTTGTCAATCAAACAAATGGATTCACCGCTCTTTTGGAAAAAGGAGTTGTAACCGATGTTAGTACCTTTGACTGGAGTCTGCCCGGCGGTATGACAGTGGGAGATGACGGAGAGGAAAATACAGGCGATGATCGTCTTCTCAATGGAGGTATCCTTCTCTGGCATATTGATGAAGCACTCATAAATGAATCCCTATATTCCCAAGGGATTAATATCGACCCCCAACGACGCGGGGTCGACCTAGAAGAAGCCGATGGAGCCCAAGATATTGGCCGGCCTGCTAACAGTAATTTAAGTACGCAAGCCCGGGGCACCGCCTTTGATTTTTGGTGGAATAATAATGATGCCTCTGTGGTTACCCTTTCCGGCGATACGCTCACATTATATGATAACCGTTTTGGTCCAGACACTCATCCTTCAAATCATAGCAACTCAGGGGCCCGTAGTTTTTTCGAGTTTTATGATTTTTCGGATAACCAGAAAGTAGCTACATTCAAAGTACGCCCTTTAACAACTAAAAACATTCATCCTGCATCTCTTCCCCATAAGACGATCCAGGACCAAAAAACCTATGTTAAGCAAACGGAGGCCTACAGTCGATCTTATCCAATGGAGCTTTCGGTATATCAAAGCACCGCCGATTCTTTTTTAATTATCCCCAGCCAACAATCAACCTATGCCGTTCAATTATCTGATACCAGCACTCCCCCTTTCGATTTTCAATCAGGCACACCACAACAACCATATCGAGGAAACTCGCTTATTTTAGCGGAAGAACCCACCTCTAATACTATCAATTTAATGTCATGGCGGTGGGATGGTACCCAATGGGTTAATAAATGGAATACCCAAGCCAACGCTAACAGTGGATTCCTGAGTTCACTAAATGATCAAACATTACTGCTTGATTTCACTGCACAACGTATTGATATCTCCGACGGTTCTTTCTTAAACCCATTACCCGCTAATAGCCAACGATCTGGTGCAATCAATGGCAAATATGCTCAAATTGTTAATAATGAGCTCCAAATTACTGCTGATAATAGATCATACGATATCCCTACTTCCTCTGCCCGACTTTATACCGGGGCAGTTCAACTTTCAAAAGACGATTCAGGCTTTTTTCTCCTGACCGATAACAGTCTTTTACTTTTTGATTCTCGAAGTTCGTCTCCCCTCCATATTGTTAAAGACACTGCTATTGGCTGGCCGGCAATGGCAGATATCAACGGTGATAACAACCTGGATTTCTTATTTATCAATAAAAAAACGGGAGCGCTTGAAGCCCGAAATATCAACGGGGCAATGCTCTCTTATTTTCCTGTAGAACCACCCCCGGGAAATACTTTTGTGGGCACCCCACTTATCGCTGATATTAAACAAACAGATCAGCATCACCTCTATATTCCAACACAAGATAGCCTAGGTATGAATATCCAAGCGTATAACAGTCGCAGTGAAGATGTTGATGGCTTCCCACTTTATGTAGGCGGAATATCAAAACGTAAGAACCTCCCTATACATCCTTTTATTAATAATAATACATTATATGCAATTAGCCACCATGGTGAGTTAAAAGCATGGCAACTTACTTCTATTAAAGAGGTGTTATGGAAAAGCCGCTATGGAAATGAACCCTACAACAAAATAACCGGTTCTCTCAACAATCCATCTCTCCCTTCTACCGAGGGAGAATCACAAGTATTGGTTAAAAAGGAAACCTATAATTGGCCAAATCCGGCAAAAGATTATACAAATATACGATTCCAAACTTCGTCTGCAGGAGAAGTGGATTTAAAGATAATTACGGCTGGAGGTTCAGTTATCCTTGATAAACGAATTGTAGCTACTGGTGAAGCCCCAGAGGAACATCGCATTGATACTCAGAACTGGAGTAGCGGATTATACTTTGCTATGGTTACTGCAACGGTAGACGGGGAAAAAGCCCAAAAAATGATAAAAATAGTGGTAGTACATTAA
- a CDS encoding cystathionine gamma-synthase has product MKFNTKTIHAGQKPEETSGAVMPPIFQTSTYKQEAPNVNKGYDYARVGNPTRTALEKLIAGLEGADECACFASGCAAMDAVLKMLRPGDQVIASNDLYGGSYRLFTEVFAPYGIEFSFVDMTDIEEVKEAATDSTKLLWIETPTNPLLRVVDIEELTSFAAENKILSLVDNTFASPYLQQPLELGADAVLHSTTKYLGGHSDIIGGAVATSNTDIMEQLRFQVKTTGAVPGPMDCYLTLRGIKTLSVRVQQSVDNAKEVASFLDNHKAVDKVIYPGLESHNQHEIAKKQMSDFGAMVSFSLKDDSIDKAQEFMSRTSIFTLAESLGGVESLISHPASMTHGSIPKEVREKAGLKDSLIRLSVGIEDAEDLKDDLDQAFE; this is encoded by the coding sequence ATGAAATTTAACACTAAAACGATACATGCCGGCCAAAAACCGGAAGAAACATCGGGTGCTGTAATGCCTCCGATTTTCCAGACATCCACCTATAAACAGGAAGCACCAAACGTTAACAAAGGGTATGACTATGCCCGTGTAGGTAATCCAACGCGTACTGCTTTGGAAAAACTCATCGCTGGCCTTGAAGGAGCTGATGAATGTGCCTGCTTTGCAAGTGGTTGTGCTGCTATGGATGCAGTACTTAAAATGCTCCGTCCTGGCGATCAAGTTATTGCATCTAATGACTTATACGGTGGGTCATATCGTCTTTTCACTGAAGTTTTTGCTCCCTATGGTATCGAGTTTTCATTTGTTGACATGACCGATATTGAAGAAGTCAAAGAGGCCGCAACCGATAGCACAAAACTTCTGTGGATAGAAACTCCCACAAACCCATTACTACGAGTTGTCGATATTGAAGAATTGACTTCTTTTGCCGCTGAAAACAAGATTCTTTCTCTGGTTGATAACACTTTTGCTTCCCCTTATTTACAACAACCATTGGAACTGGGGGCCGATGCAGTACTACATTCTACAACTAAATATCTCGGGGGACATTCCGATATTATTGGTGGCGCTGTTGCGACTTCAAATACAGACATAATGGAACAACTACGGTTCCAGGTCAAAACAACAGGAGCTGTTCCGGGACCCATGGATTGTTATCTAACACTGCGCGGCATTAAAACATTGTCTGTTCGTGTTCAACAGTCAGTAGACAATGCAAAAGAAGTAGCATCTTTTCTTGATAACCATAAAGCTGTTGATAAAGTTATATATCCGGGACTTGAAAGTCACAATCAGCATGAGATTGCTAAAAAACAGATGAGTGACTTTGGAGCGATGGTCTCTTTTTCTCTCAAAGATGACTCTATTGATAAAGCACAAGAGTTTATGAGCAGAACGTCCATTTTTACACTTGCTGAAAGTCTTGGTGGTGTTGAATCTTTAATTAGTCATCCTGCTTCTATGACTCATGGATCGATACCCAAAGAAGTACGTGAAAAAGCTGGACTAAAAGATTCTCTCATCCGTCTCTCAGTAGGAATTGAAGACGCCGAAGATCTTAAAGATGATCTTGACCAAGCCTTTGAATAA